GAAGAGAAGTGCGATGTGAGCAGGGAGCGTGGCCAGCAGCACGTTTGCGACCAGAAAGCTTCCAAGACCGACCATATAAACGAGTTTACGCCCCCCAACATCGGAGGCTACTGCGCCGAAAAGTGGCTGTGATACATCAGCTTTGGCTTTTGATGCTCCATAAACAATTACATACCGCGATGGCAAACACCACCATGTACATCGCCACCGTCGCATTGATCGCTGTTGCCGAAGCCCTGAAAATTTCTTCGAAGAGCACAAGAGATGGCAAGTAAATTGCGCCAGTCAAAGGGCCAAAGAAGCCTGCTGCTGTCACGACGCCAAGCATGAAGCGCCGACGATTGAGAGAGAAGGCCGAGTAtggaggtggtggaggtggtggtaCAACATCGTCGGCTTGTGCTAATGGCTCTGCGGCATTGTCTGAAGAGGAGAAATCGCTGTCGATACTGTCTCGACACCTGTCGTAGTGGTGGTCTTTCTCGAACTCAATCGGAGAACGCATGTTGAGGATGGATAGTCCAAGCTAAGATTGGGACCCTTGGGTTGATATGTATTGTGCACCGCCTGATTCTCGGAGCGTTCTACAAGCCGACAGAGTACATGCGCAGCCTACGTTCGAGTTGGACTTTGTTCAACAGCCATAAGCTATGACTGTTCTCACTGGCTCACGTTATCAAGGCCTGTCCTTGCATGCTATTTTCATACAACTGCGGTCAGCCCTGGGGCTAGCCTAAGATACGCCTTTTTGTGCGTCGCCAAGCGGCCCACCCTCACTCCAGCCAGCCTCCACCGCTCTGCTGGCCCTTCCACTCTCAACCATCGGCGGCCTTCACATGACAACCAAACTTCTCGTGGTACTTTAGCAATTGAAACTGAAACGTAAATGCAGACTGGGCTGCAAAAGACAGCATGGCATCGCGTGCAGCCCACATACATGGTCTTTTGCTAGACGGAACATGCTTGGTTCAATCACGATCGCGGGAATTGTGTGATGCTGCGCCGTCAACGACGGGATGCAGCCCCGCCAGACAAGATTCAACGTAGTGATCACAAAAAGAACATTGCTCAAACGTTCAGTACCAGCCGCGATACCGTACACGTTGGACTACAAAACTGGTCTATCCGCTAGTGCCCGCTGTGATGGACTGAGGCTGAAGGCCTTAACTTCGCCTAGTGTGGGCTCCTCTAGCGAGCTGAACGCATCAACTGCGCCTCACGCACGTCCGCAAAACACCGGTACACATGTTTGTTGCAGAAGCAGACATGTGTGTGGTAGCAATAGGATCTACTACGACTGGAGAACAACGATCAAAGTGCTAATATTGGCACTCTCGATAGGCCTAACTGCAACCTAGTGCAGCTCTATTACGTTTTGATTTAGTTGTCGGAATCAGAACCCGTCAACGCCAACAACCCACCGCAATACTAACTTCCCGAAAAACCGGATCAGATTCAGGCTGTTTCTACTCTGGATAGTCGCACTGTGCAGATGTCTAGTCGGCGACGTCAGACTCGATTTCCGCCTTAAAGTGACGCCGTACTGCGCCGCACTGAATCCTTCAAGTCTCTTCGCCGCAAAGGCGCAGAAACAATTACATCTTGGTTTGTGCATACAGTAAGCTTATCGCGCCGCGTCTGGACGATATGCTGCATAGCTCAGGTTCCAGTATACATGATGAAATTTGTCTGAACCAAGTCTTGCATCAAGACGTGATGTCACTCGAGCAATACATCATCAGTCTTATGAGAGCATCTATGGGTAATTTGTGAGATGGGAATGAAGCTAGTCTCAGCTTGACCAGAAGGCAACAGAGTTACACGCGTTGCCCCACACCCAACCAAAGGACATGCTTGGATGTGGAGATCTGCCCCAATACCGCGCCGCAGGGGCAGGGCAAATCATTTGCGGAGCTTCGACTGTACCGCAATCTCATCAAATATTGAGAGGTCGCCTGGTTGGATTATCTGAGTCGAAGGTTAATTGTCAGCACGAGTGGGTCTTGAGATTCCACAATGCTACAATGCTTCGAGTATGATGACTAGTTTCATAAAGGGTTGCAGCTATGGGTCTCGGAGTTCGAAGAAGGGGACCGTTGCAGTTGTAGGCATCACTCAATGGATACGGTGTACATGGAGACAACAAGCTACACCGTGCTTACAGCCTTGAGCGGCTCCATCTACCACGAAAGGCCTTCATTACCACGGGTGAAAGCTGGAGCATATGTTATCCATATGGCGCGTCACGATATTGCACCCAGGTTTTGCTTGTCCAGATTCTTCACTACCATATCAATGGTAGAGTCGTACGCAGATTTAAGACATTTTCTCTATAGTACAAGCTAGATAAGCCGCCTTTCACGTCTAATACGGGGTGTTTCTATTGTCAGGTGCGTAACGCCAACACCGGTACTATGCATAGTCCAGCGATTTCGGTATGTTCCAGGTGTAGTTGGACGATTTTCGTATCATTTTGTCAAACCAGCTCACAATGACAGGAACTTCATCTTCAGACCTCGTGGGTAGAGGGGCCCGGCCTGGGATCATTAGCCTGATTGAATTGGTGAATTGTTTGTAGCAACGACTTACCGGGGTCATACGTCCATCCCAACTTTCATCCACCTTCCACTTACAACGCCTCACCAACTCCAGGATGGTAATTCTAAGCTGCTGCATGGCAAACTTCTGTCCCAAACACGCTCGTCGGCCTCCGTGGAAGCTAATGAAAGCACCCTTAGAGTTGGCTTTCCGGTACAGGTGGTTTATTTCGTTCATATTCTTGCCCCAGCGTTCAGGCTTGAACTCATCCGAGTCAGTGCCCCAGAACTCGATGTCGCGATTGGTTGAATACGCATTGTAGCCCAAGAAGACGCCTTTCGGTACTGAAATTTTGCCACCCAATAAAACAGGTTCAGTGGTACGGCGGTTGATCAGCTGCGATATCGGAGGAAACATGCGCAGACCTTCATAGATAATGGCAGTCAAGAGTGGCAAGTCATGAATTTCGGTGTAGGAAGGCTCGTAATCGCCGGATGCACCAGCAGGGTAGAGGGTCTGGATCTCCTTGCGTACCGCATCTTGGACCTCTGGATGGGCTCCAAGAAGATACATGAGCGACATGAGCGCAAGTTGTGGGTTCTCGTGTCCGGCCAGGAATGTGCTGACCATATTGTCCTCGAGGTCCTTATCGGATAAGCGTCCCTCGCCGTGAGCTCCTATTAATCTACATGCAACATTCTTATGATTGTTGGGGTCGCAAACGTGGTTGTGTCCTTTCGTGATCGAGGTTCGTAACGTATTACGAAAGTTCCTATTGAGTGCTCGACCAAGCTGTCTCATCTTGAGCGGCAAGTGATCGAGGAATGGAAAATTCATAAAGATTGGATTGAAGATGATAGGCTTGATCTTCATCTGGAGCGCGTGCAATGGTGCGTCTGGACGCTGCATTGTTTCGAAGCTTGATGCGTACATTACGTCTGAGAGATTGGCAAGTGCAACTCGGTGTAGGGGTACGTAGATTGGGATACCCGCACCATTGGCTTGCTTCGAGCTATCCAGGAACATGTTTCTTAAGAGTCTCGAGTTCTCCCAAATTTTGGTCGAATCCTGGTCCGCTTGTAGAGCTGGTTTGAGAACACCATGATAAAGCTTCCATTTCTCGCCATGAGAACTGATGATGTTTTCCCCTGTGTACTCCGCTACAAGGCTATGCGGGATCTTGATCTGATTACCCGCCTTTGCATAGACATCTTCGTACTTGAAGACCTCGGCGATGTACGTAGGCTTGCGTACAAGGATATTCCATTGTCCACCAAAAAAAAGTTTCACTGCTCCGTATTTCTCGAGAGGGTCCTTCATGTAGCGGCGATAGAGCTCCGCTTGATCTACGTCTTTGAAGAGCGGTAGAAGAGCATAGTAGAATGGAATTGTTGGAATGTTCTTGGGGAAGTTGCTAG
The window above is part of the Ascochyta rabiei chromosome 1, complete sequence genome. Proteins encoded here:
- a CDS encoding Unspecific monooxygenase, encoding MASYLSLVFVAVFVTIFGVVSFFVYLFTPPSNFPKNIPTIPFYYALLPLFKDVDQAELYRRYMKDPLEKYGAVKLFFGGQWNILVRKPTYIAEVFKYEDVYAKAGNQIKIPHSLVAEYTGENIISSHGEKWKLYHGVLKPALQADQDSTKIWENSRLLRNMFLDSSKQANGAGIPIYVPLHRVALANLSDVMYASSFETMQRPDAPLHALQMKIKPIIFNPIFMNFPFLDHLPLKMRQLGRALNRNFRNTLRTSITKGHNHVCDPNNHKNVACRLIGAHGEGRLSDKDLEDNMVSTFLAGHENPQLALMSLMYLLGAHPEVQDAVRKEIQTLYPAGASGDYEPSYTEIHDLPLLTAIIYEGLRMFPPISQLINRRTTEPVLLGGKISVPKGVFLGYNAYSTNRDIEFWGTDSDEFKPERWGKNMNEINHLYRKANSKGAFISFHGGRRACLGQKFAMQQLRITILELVRRCKWKVDESWDGRMTPAGPLYPRGLKMKFLSL